The nucleotide window ACATCCGTAATTGTTAAAATGCACCtgcgttttatttaaatgggTTGTGTTAACTACAGTCTGAGATAATATGCACATCATTGAAGTTCAAGTCAATATGTGATTATTATGGAGTGATCACGCCTTTTTATAGCAAACGTCTCAGTATTGTCTGACGATACACACATACGATGATTGTAACTTTTTGTTGCAAGCACTGTCGCAAACAAGTAGAAAGTATCAAGAAGTGCATTATTAGTCGTGCAGCAAAGCACCAAGTTGATTAGAACAGTAACCCCAGTTCTTCGCTAACATTAGAGTTTCTCTTTTTGCGGCTCACAGCGTTTTCCTCAAACCTTAATGTGGTCCTTCATGCTCGCAGTCGTGGACCACCCTGAATTATCTGCTCGTGTGAGAGTATGCACTTTGCTTAGATAttatttgaacaaaattatttccaaTACACAGCCGGTCCCATGAATAAAGCTGTTTTGCCACGAACAAGTATGACTATTCCACACACAGTTGCACCTGGGATACCAGCCGTAAGTTTCACCAAATTAAACTAATTAGGctcttttcatttaaatattttcataactGAGTTCTGCCTTAGGTGCCTGGTCAACAGCCCTTTCAACCACCTCATTCTCACACGAATTTACCCATTCAAAACACAGGTGGGTATGAAAACTTAGGAAAAGTAAGTACTGATGGACTCATGACAAGGCAGTGTCTTTTTCATCAAAGCTACCTCTATTAAACAGTCCTGTAGCTTGCTTGGGGCACCAGAAAAGACAGAGCATATTGGGCAAAGCAAaacgataaaaaaaaattttcatttcccCTTGACCTCTTAGAGTATTGGGCCTGCATCCTCATCtactaaattaaaaaatatagtgCAGTAACATTCATTTTACAAGTAACACTAACAGTGTATCATAATATTAGAGGCAAACGTGTCTTGGAAAAACATACCACCAAAGCCCCCAATTTCAAGCGAATATCCTCAGCCAAATGTGACAAGAGTAATGTCAGATGTCAATCAAAGCAAACTTCACGTTGAACCGAACAACAGCATTCCCCAAGTGAAAACGTCATATAAACCTGATGAACAAAATATGTTCAGTGAAGCGGTAGTTGCTGAAACAATCTCCTCTACCACAACCCCGCAAGAGACTAATCCCAAATCAACTGCCAACAGTTCGAAAAACATCAGCGTTCCACCAAAAAAGTGGCGTGGAAAAGTGTTAGATGGTAAATacgtataaatattttttgttagatGGATCTTTCCAAAAGGCTTATGCAATTGTACTCCTATTGCAAATGTCCAATTTCTACGTagatgatgaagaagaagaagaggaggaagATGATAAAGACGAAGATGAGGATTACAAAGAAGCGGACGATGATATCAAGAAAGATCCCTTATTTGATCCAGATGAAGATGAATACGTTGAGACACCGGAGAATTCCGATGGATCCGGAGATGACTACATCATCTCAAAGAAAAGTACAAAGAGTAGGAAGAAAGGAAGAAAAAGAAGCTCAGACAGGCGACTGACAAGGAGCCAATCTCACACGATGCGGCAACCTCGAGTCACTCGGAGCAAGGCATCATATCAAGAGAGCGAAAGTGAAGATGACAGCGATGAAGACTTTACCCTACATAGAGGCCAACCATCCAGGCATCGTACAAAGAGTTCAGAATCTCCAGCGAGGAGTAAAAGGGCAGCAAGACCAAGAAGAAGAATATCCAACCAGCCTCAGTACCTTCCACTTCCTAGTGAATCATCTTCCGAAGATGATGCCATTGCCCTATGTCACGGTCAACCTGTGGTAGCAAGTGTACCAAAGAAACAAGCAGTTAAATCTCAAGCAAGCAAGGTCAGGAACGACTATAGCATATAACACAGCAATGATATCTTTCATTAATGCATTGCTTGGCAACATTAAATTataataacatttaaaaaaaaagaaatatgtaTCATTGTTTCTGGATACCAGAAACAAGTACAGTATATGTGTTATATGTAAACTAGAGTATAGGTTGAGTGGAACCGTAGAACAATGTTTGAGTTTGTCCGTAGCGCCAACTGCAGATGGTATCCATAGCTTACACTGTAAGGAATAGATGCATTATTGTATATTCCAACAGGTTGCCAATGATGATGACGGTACAGCAAATTTTTTCATCCGCCGGCAGCATATTGAGCCAATGAGGAGCTTGTTTGATTCTTCTTCAGATCCAGATACTAGTGTCTGCATCTGGAAGCTCAACAAAGAGTTGCtgcaaaagtttgtttttttggacaGGGGATCCCAACAGGTTAGTTAAACCTGAAGTCTATTGgtctattttttaattttctagcCACAAAGTAGTTTTGGATTGCAATGACAGTGAACATatcgtttttaattttttgtagttgGTATATttgcagaggtgggcagtactgcggtactatagtaccgaattacttttgcggtactttttcagtaccgatactgGTACCGTCAGtacttttttccaaaagtagcaaattaattatttcaagaaatataagCCGGCCCCGGTACTTGGTACTtctaaaatgattacttcagGGGTTTGAGAAGCATGTTCTTAACACTTACAGTGCCAATTTTAGCgctttttattgttaatttaaaaatgtcgAATAAAGTTGCAAAGAGTgagttcacatattttttaacCTGAAATAACCTTTATCAGGTTCAtgataaaaattgtatttgcGACAGGATCCGCTGTATGAAatgtaccggtaccgagtactggCAAAGTATCGaactactttttcaaaatagtaCCAAATACTGGACTGCCCACCTCAGCATATTTGTGAAGTGTGATATTTTAACTGCATTTTTGTGATCTTTTTGGTTTTGTATAGTCGTGTTAAAGAAATACAGCAGACAATGTGCCAAAAAGGATTGCGTTATTCCGTGACGCAACAGTTAATCGAACAacagttaatcgaacgacagttaatcgaacgacagttaatcgaacgacagtttatcgaacgacaattaatcgaaccgacagtttatcgaacgacaattaatcgaaccgacagttcatcgaaccgacagttgatcgaatcgactgggttagggttagagttagggttaggatttatcgttcgatcagctgtcggttcgattaggGTTAGGATTTATTgttcaataaattgtcgttcgatcaactgtcggttcgattaattgtcgttGGATTAattgtcggttcgataaactgtcgttcgataaactgtcgtagTACCGCGTTATTTGGTTATGAATGCTAGTCATAACtgctttttatatattttagcAGACATTTCAAGCAACCAATAGTTACCTCGGTTTTCATGAAGAGGGTCCAGAGCTATTTGTTTGTATTGGTGTGGTGTCAGTTAAACGTGACAATAATGACCATATCAACCAAGCAATTGTCGACTCTGACTTCATCGAATACTACAAGTATACTCAAAGGTTAATAACTGCTGTTTCATGTCATGTTGTTACAATTAATTAAAGCCAGTTTTATTTATCTTTACAGACAAGAAAGCAAACAGCCTGCAAAAGCTCCAGTAAGTTTATAGCAGGTTATAATTTATGGAGAAAAAGGTGTGGTTAAATGCTTGAAACTTTACCACTAATcaatgtacagtataatgttgCTTGCTGTACGTAGGCCAAAAGACGAGGAAGGAACACAAAAAGTCATGGAGAAACGGGTTTAAAAccaaggaaaagaaaaaaatcaagtaACTGCACAATCTCTCACAATAACTAGTTTACCCATCAGCCTACAAACGGTCTTCTCCGAACTGGCGTTTAATCGCCGATAGTACAGCatgagaaaattttatttatttgttggcTTAGATATCGGTGAGTCTAGTGCAACAAGAAGAAGAGGCAGACCTCGGAAATATACCGTTGATGCAATCGTTGCAACAGATGCAATTGCTGAAACTGTAGAGTAAGATCAAAGATCCTTCAGaatttataaactttaaaacagtGATTTTTACTTATGTTTATTCTTTATCTGAATGGCATTCTGTTGGTTTATTATAAGATTTTCCGctattaattttatatttctatGTGCTAACAGTAATGTTGAAAAGAAGATCACAGAAGAATGTTTGGGCCAAAGGGACGTAGGATCATTAAAACAGCCGTTTCAGTCGTACGTAAAGGTATGTCTGTCTAAATAAAGTTGATTGATTTTTATCACTCATGCCCTGGAGGCTACAGTATATAgcttatacagtatatacagttaTACACATTATAAAGTATACACAGGCTTAATTGCTGTTTAAgctgaaattaaattaaatgctGTATATGCTCAATGTTAGATGATGTTAACACTTGCTCCTAGAAGAAGTCTCGAGTATTCCAAGCTGTCTATTGTTGATGCTTGTAAGTCATGCTGAGTTTAGAATAAATACCAAGGATTGAGATTTGGcgataataaaaaattttttttgttttaacagcCCACATTACATGCATTGAAAGTCATATTGCTGCCCTGGAGAAGCTCGTGCTCACAGTTTTTGGGGATAAATTTGATTCAGATTTTCTGGtaatttcatgtttattattatttatatatagtttttgcatgttttacaACATTCCAAGATTTATTATGTACTTCCAGGCTGATCTTAAACTCCGACCTGCTGTAAATGCTGAGACAAAGTCGTCCCAGAACCTTGAAAGTCCAAAAAACGCTGCTAGCAAGTTGATTGTTCTGAAAGGAAAATGTAAGCTCatcattttcattatttgctatgataaaaagttaataaattGCGAAATGAAAATTTAGCATAGTGTGTCTTCTTGGTGGCTTATGTAAACTGAAAACTCATCTAAAACTTACTCATGTTTTCCAATATTTTGCGTTAACAAGGTTACGATCCAATAACACTGAAGGAAACTGAAGTTATTGTAGCGGATAAAATGTACAATGTTACAGAAGAAATctatcaaaaaagcaaatgtttCCACTCATTACATCACTATAAATATCATCTGTGGCAAAGATGCTTGCAGAAAATTCAACAGGTTATCACAAACAGTCTAATAATTACAACTTGATTGTGTTTCATATATCTTATCTTTACCAACAAGAATATCTTGCAAAAGTTACcttctatattttatatcgtGTTTATGTATTTTGTTAGCAGAGCAATTTGCCAAAACAGACCTTAAATGACGTGACGTTAAATGGCACAAGCAAACATGCAGATCATGTTGGGGTTACTCATAACCAAGAGCTGGGGCCAGAGCAATCCCCATCCAAAATGTGTGCTCAAGATAAAGAAGCAATGGGTCCAGGGGAATCATCCCACGAAAGCGTCATCCAGGCACTTGTGCAGGAAATACTAAATAAGGTGCTGGGTGAAGATCGTCAAGCAGACAACTTTAACACAACAGAAGCCACTGCCTCTGAAAAGACCGAAGTTGAAGTGATGAACAATCAGCAGTGGGTAGACCAGGTAAAGACATAGAGAGCTGTACTACGACTTTACAGTTTAGATAGTGAAGTACTACAGGTCATAACATGTAGTGTTAATTAAATGTGATGCCAAATGTTGTTAAAATGGTTTTATCTTGTATTTTTACAACCTAATTTTTAATACTACATAGCACTGTTTCAGGAGGTAactgcaatttttgttttgacagCTATTTGCAGAATTTTCTGAGATTTGCAAGCTCGCAGAAGCGACAATAAAAAACTGATATGTTTTGAACACCAGccacaagtttttgttttattttcagttacAAGAATGTTGAGATCATGTTTGTATTTTCTCagtaatttttacatttttatacaCATTTGCAATCATATGGGGTTAATAAAGCGAGTTCTTCAGAGTGTTTCGTAGGATTTTTTCCTGCTTGTGTGGCGGTGACAGGTCAATGCCGTTAACTTGATTAAGTTTGTTGACGTTACGCTACCCGTTACTTCAAGCGGTTACCAATCGTCATGGTCCTCTCAGATTTGTTCCAGTCCATGCTTTCTTTTTTGCTGAACAGAGAAATGTGATTTGTTACAAAATTATccgtttttttaaacaaaagcacCACTTCTGGCGTCACACCTACTGTACAATAACTACGTGAATCAAGTCTTCTCGGAGAACTGACCAGTCTAGTTCaaaggtgggcaaactgcggctggccgacatgtttttagtggctcttctagctgaatagtaccgtattttcttgaatagaaaccgcacgatttgattaaaaataaacaatagaagcTGCAGAAGACAATGATGAAATCGCTTCTTTActgataaaagaaaacaaggCAAACATATCTAATGacatgcaataaaaacaactcaagcattgtacatatgttttatttcaactacGGTATTGTATCAATGGTCATTTGCATCATCATCAATAGTGCTGATATTGGTCAAGTCATTACTATCACTGGAACTTCCATTtccttttggttttgtttgctttacaTAGATGCGACAATAGCCTAATAGCAGCTGTCGGATTAGTGGTTTTACAAAAAGAGACAATAAAATTGCAGCTGACTTACTGTTTCCGTTTTCTCGTTACCGGTATTTATGGTAGATAAACTCGAATGCTCACTGAGCACCAATTAGAAGACAAAAAAATCATGTAACAAAAATAGAAGCCGCACAAAACatccaaaaataaaaaatagtagccgcggtttttattcaagaaaatacggtgaTATCCATTATTGTTCATTATCCGTGCATTGTTTACCATATTTGTAATGacactactgattttgcggctagttggtgtttgtaatttttcgcaagtgactcttttaTTGAAcaaggttgcccacccctggtctagtcATTAAAAAAAGACTTCAGTCATTACAACAACGGCTGTAGGAGAGACAGAGCGCAAGCTAATAGAATTTTTTATTAGCTATCGTATTGCGTTCAGATCGTTTTTTGTGGCCTTACGATTTAAAGCTTCCGGCATTGATGAAGTACGTTTTGAATACATAAGCttgcttttaaaaagttaacctTTTATGTATTCATATGATGTTTATGACAGTTGTGAAAGGAATTTCGGGTGGAACCATAGAAATATAACTAGGCCTACTTAGTACTTTAGATCAGTTTGGTGACGGTTgggttagttagttagttaacTTGGCTTGACTAAATTGCTGACCAGGCTGACTTTGGTCAGCTGTTTTGGTACTGAAGGCTGACTTGGGACTACTGAATTTCTTTGTTGGAATCCACATAGTTGACTTGGTTTATTTCTTGGTTCAAGGTGTAGCCAGGCCTATAGCTAATTCCGCATTGTTTCCCTCCTGTCCCAGTACAACTACTGACTTGTTCGTTTCGACGGGACAAGGTTGACCCCGTTTATTGCTTAATGCCAAGACCTACTTCCCGTGCAAAAGTTTACTAATATTGACATAGCCTATAGGCGTAAGAGTTTAAGTAAGGTTCTATAATGCTATAGGCAATAGTGGAAAGTGACAACGTGTGTCACCTGTacgcacgagattcatcaacgttCACGGCTTcacgccaaacttttttatcctCACGCCAATTTAAAATAACTAAACGATAAGCTGGTTATTTGAATACcgatatataataaataaacaaagaattgaggttTCAGTGCGTGccatcatgccaaaatttgcatctttgcacAAACAATTTCTTATTGAAAACTGCTGTACTAAAAAGAAGTAAAGAAGAACATGCTTTCCCTGCTGCCCTATGACACTTGTCGCCATGAATGTTGCATATTAAACTTCTACATCCCTGAGATCTTggtgaaaactgccatactctgcagtccaaCTTAAAAGctcgactggaaagtatggcagttttcgacaagaaCTCGTGCATGTatagacgcaaattttggcttGATAACGTGCACTGTACcctcaaattgttttttgtttattataaatttgcatttaagCAACCAGTTCTTCATATGAAGTAAATCTACGtgtagttaaaaaaaattgatgtgtttgttgatgaaactCGTGCAtacaggtgccacactttccactagggatgtgccaatATGAACACTAACCTGATTATATTCGGTAATACTAGCAAATCAGCGAGATTTGTGTTTGTACAAAGAATGTGCACTGTTTGTTTACAAATACGATTTATGAATGAATATAACGTTATCTTTCCATCAGGAAAAGTTTTCACGTCAAACGAAATGTAAATCGCATTAATTGATCCTAGTTTTCTTCCTTTTATTAAATCAGAGAGAACTGTTTTTCGCTTTTTGTCACACACTTTTATTGTTGTAGTTACGTATATGGCGAAGGTTAGTGCTGGTATGTTTTTCGACTCCTTACTCAGAAGGCTGCTGCTTCAGTAGTCTGCtagcttcgctcatatattaaaggaAAGAACACGACCTTCTTAGTTCAAGGATTTATTCGAACTGATGTCCTGTGCGCAGGCAGTGCAGAGAAAAATGGGATGGAAAAACGGACGCGCAGTGTAGAAATTACCACGTGCGGGGAGTATTCCTGGGGTGCCAACCAGCGACCAACGAAGACGGCCGCTACACGTacacccaacggccgctacacgtacacccaacggccgctacacgtacacccaacggccgctacacgTACACTTGCAGTAAAGCGAAAACGCATCATGAATTTACACTTTATTCCGCTGCATGAGTGCATAATTTAGTTACGTTTGGCTGAGTTACAATTTACTGTTAATATCGAAGATTTGATTTTAGCAAGCAGGGCGGTTTTAACAAAAGCAGAATACAATAACATCAAAAAAGTTCAGTATAAACGCAAGCTTGAGGTTACCTCTGCAGGATCAAATATAAGATCAAACATTGCGTTAAGTTAttgtttgaattattttttttttgaaagcaaTTGGAGAAGTATTGAGCTAATGCTTTATTTGTGACAATGTGGAGTGTTTAACACAATTTTGTTAGTGATTACGGAACGTTACATCTGGTCTTTTGCAATACTTGCAATTATTTATTACTTGAAACTATTATTTGACTAAGTACGTACTGTTACTGTAGATGTAATGGAAAATTTCTTCAGACAAATGTTTAGTATCGTACTACTGTTAACCAAGTTACTGGTAGATAAACAGGCTTTCTATCAGAGATAAAGCTGTTACGTTGATTATAACAAACGGAGCTGGCGACGCTCACAGACgaagaagaaaaataaaatgaaaggtGCTTGAGAAACTGAAATGATTGCAAGTTGTCTTATACAGTACTGCTTATAAGAATTAACTAGATCGATTAAGTTATTAAAACAACGTCGCAAAGACAAGGAATATGAGAAGAGTATATTGATGTTAATCGCGTGTTTAATTGATGTGAAGATTTGATCCACTGCCAATGGATATGAATAGATTCatcaataataaaacaaaatattcggATTCATACAAACCTAATAATTTTAAGTTGACCACATCTTGACTTTCCGATATGGCTTATAGGCTATCGATATAATAGGACCGT belongs to Clavelina lepadiformis chromosome 6, kaClaLepa1.1, whole genome shotgun sequence and includes:
- the LOC143463001 gene encoding uncharacterized protein LOC143463001 isoform X2, which gives rise to MDQQRQSYHYSTGQRNEAAFPNVPVGQSSYGIGSSQPLMPNSASTLPGAVGNFTQPTALYGQPNLPQYSQPQPLMNLNMHQTSSFGYMAPSAMQGTAGPPPQHISIPMNTAWRMPVSGSLSNIIPSGPMNKAVLPRTSMTIPHTVAPGIPAVPGQQPFQPPHSHTNLPIQNTEANVSWKNIPPKPPISSEYPQPNVTRVMSDVNQSKLHVEPNNSIPQVKTSYKPDEQNMFSEAVVAETISSTTTPQETNPKSTANSSKNISVPPKKWRGKVLDDDEEEEEEEDDKDEDEDYKEADDDIKKDPLFDPDEDEYVETPENSDGSGDDYIISKKSTKSRKKGRKRSSDRRLTRSQSHTMRQPRVTRSKASYQESESEDDSDEDFTLHRGQPSRHRTKSSESPARSKRAARPRRRISNQPQYLPLPSESSSEDDAIALCHGQPVVASVPKKQAVKSQASKVANDDDGTANFFIRRQHIEPMRSLFDSSSDPDTSVCIWKLNKELLQKFVFLDRGSQQQTFQATNSYLGFHEEGPELFVCIGVVSVKRDNNDHINQAIVDSDFIEYYKYTQRQESKQPAKAPAKRRGRNTKSHGETGLKPRKRKKSNIGESSATRRRGRPRKYTVDAIVATDAIAETVDNVEKKITEECLGQRDVGSLKQPFQSYVKMMLTLAPRRSLEYSKLSIVDASHITCIESHIAALEKLVLTVFGDKFDSDFLADLKLRPAVNAETKSSQNLESPKNAASKLIVLKGKCYDPITLKETEVIVADKMYNVTEEIYQKSKCFHSLHHYKYHLWQRCLQKIQQSNLPKQTLNDVTLNGTSKHADHVGVTHNQELGPEQSPSKMCAQDKEAMGPGESSHESVIQALVQEILNKVLGEDRQADNFNTTEATASEKTEVEVMNNQQWVDQLFAEFSEICKLAEATIKN
- the LOC143463001 gene encoding uncharacterized protein LOC143463001 isoform X1, yielding MDQQRQSYHYSTGQRNEAAFPNVPVGQSSYGIGSSQPLMPNSASTLPGAVGNFTQPTALYGQPNLPQYSQPQPLMNLNMHQTSSFGYMAPSAMQGTAGPPPQHISIPMNTAWRMPVSGSLSNIIPSGPMNKAVLPRTSMTIPHTVAPGIPAVPGQQPFQPPHSHTNLPIQNTEANVSWKNIPPKPPISSEYPQPNVTRVMSDVNQSKLHVEPNNSIPQVKTSYKPDEQNMFSEAVVAETISSTTTPQETNPKSTANSSKNISVPPKKWRGKVLDDDEEEEEEEDDKDEDEDYKEADDDIKKDPLFDPDEDEYVETPENSDGSGDDYIISKKSTKSRKKGRKRSSDRRLTRSQSHTMRQPRVTRSKASYQESESEDDSDEDFTLHRGQPSRHRTKSSESPARSKRAARPRRRISNQPQYLPLPSESSSEDDAIALCHGQPVVASVPKKQAVKSQASKVANDDDGTANFFIRRQHIEPMRSLFDSSSDPDTSVCIWKLNKELLQKFVFLDRGSQQQTFQATNSYLGFHEEGPELFVCIGVVSVKRDNNDHINQAIVDSDFIEYYKYTQRQESKQPAKAPAKRRGRNTKSHGETGLKPRKRKKSNIGESSATRRRGRPRKYTVDAIVATDAIAETVDNVEKKITEECLGQRDVGSLKQPFQSYVKMMLTLAPRRSLEYSKLSIVDASHITCIESHIAALEKLVLTVFGDKFDSDFLADLKLRPAVNAETKSSQNLESPKNAASKLIVLKGKCYDPITLKETEVIVADKMYNVTEEIYQKSKCFHSLHHYKYHLWQRCLQKIQQQSNLPKQTLNDVTLNGTSKHADHVGVTHNQELGPEQSPSKMCAQDKEAMGPGESSHESVIQALVQEILNKVLGEDRQADNFNTTEATASEKTEVEVMNNQQWVDQLFAEFSEICKLAEATIKN
- the LOC143463001 gene encoding uncharacterized protein LOC143463001 isoform X4, with product MDQQRQSYHYSTGQRNEAAFPNVPVGQSSYGIGSSQPLMPNSASTLPGAVGNFTQPTALYGQPNLPQYSQPQPLMNLNMHQTSSFGYMAPSAMQGTAGPPPQHISIPMNTAWRMPVSGSLSNIIPSGPMNKAVLPRTSMTIPHTVAPGIPAVPGQQPFQPPHSHTNLPIQNTEANVSWKNIPPKPPISSEYPQPNVTRVMSDVNQSKLHVEPNNSIPQVKTSYKPDEQNMFSEAVVAETISSTTTPQETNPKSTANSSKNISVPPKKWRGKVLDDDEEEEEEEDDKDEDEDYKEADDDIKKDPLFDPDEDEYVETPENSDGSGDDYIISKKSTKSRKKGRKRSSDRRLTRSQSHTMRQPRVTRSKASYQESESEDDSDEDFTLHRGQPSRHRTKSSESPARSKRAARPRRRISNQPQYLPLPSESSSEDDAIALCHGQPVVASVPKKQAVKSQASKVANDDDGTANFFIRRQHIEPMRSLFDSSSDPDTSVCIWKLNKELLQKFVFLDRGSQQQTFQATNSYLGFHEEGPELFVCIGVVSVKRDNNDHINQAIVDSDFIEYYKQESKQPAKAPAKRRGRNTKSHGETGLKPRKRKKSNIGESSATRRRGRPRKYTVDAIVATDAIAETVDNVEKKITEECLGQRDVGSLKQPFQSYVKMMLTLAPRRSLEYSKLSIVDASHITCIESHIAALEKLVLTVFGDKFDSDFLADLKLRPAVNAETKSSQNLESPKNAASKLIVLKGKCYDPITLKETEVIVADKMYNVTEEIYQKSKCFHSLHHYKYHLWQRCLQKIQQQSNLPKQTLNDVTLNGTSKHADHVGVTHNQELGPEQSPSKMCAQDKEAMGPGESSHESVIQALVQEILNKVLGEDRQADNFNTTEATASEKTEVEVMNNQQWVDQLFAEFSEICKLAEATIKN
- the LOC143463001 gene encoding uncharacterized protein LOC143463001 isoform X3; protein product: MDQQRQSYHYSTGQRNEAAFPNVPVGQSSYGIGSSQPLMPNSASTLPGAVGNFTQPTALYGQPNLPQYSQPQPLMNLNMHQTSSFGYMAPSAMQGTAGPPPQHISIPMNTAWRMPVSGSLSNIIPSGPMNKAVLPRTSMTIPHTVAPGIPAVPGQQPFQPPHSHTNLPIQNTEANVSWKNIPPKPPISSEYPQPNVTRVMSDVNQSKLHVEPNNSIPQVKTSYKPDEQNMFSEAVVAETISSTTTPQETNPKSTANSSKNISVPPKKWRGKVLDDDEEEEEEEDDKDEDEDYKEADDDIKKDPLFDPDEDEYVETPENSDGSGDDYIISKKSTKSRKKGRKRSSDRRLTRSQSHTMRQPRVTRSKASYQESESEDDSDEDFTLHRGQPSRHRTKSSESPARSKRAARPRRRISNQPQYLPLPSESSSEDDAIALCHGQPVVASVPKKQAVKSQASKVANDDDGTANFFIRRQHIEPMRSLFDSSSDPDTSVCIWKLNKELLQKFVFLDRGSQQTFQATNSYLGFHEEGPELFVCIGVVSVKRDNNDHINQAIVDSDFIEYYKYTQRQESKQPAKAPAKRRGRNTKSHGETGLKPRKRKKSNIGESSATRRRGRPRKYTVDAIVATDAIAETVDNVEKKITEECLGQRDVGSLKQPFQSYVKMMLTLAPRRSLEYSKLSIVDASHITCIESHIAALEKLVLTVFGDKFDSDFLADLKLRPAVNAETKSSQNLESPKNAASKLIVLKGKCYDPITLKETEVIVADKMYNVTEEIYQKSKCFHSLHHYKYHLWQRCLQKIQQQSNLPKQTLNDVTLNGTSKHADHVGVTHNQELGPEQSPSKMCAQDKEAMGPGESSHESVIQALVQEILNKVLGEDRQADNFNTTEATASEKTEVEVMNNQQWVDQLFAEFSEICKLAEATIKN
- the LOC143463001 gene encoding uncharacterized protein LOC143463001 isoform X5; translation: MDQQRQSYHYSTGQRNEAAFPNVPVGQSSYGIGSSQPLMPNSASTLPVHQTSSFGYMAPSAMQGTAGPPPQHISIPMNTAWRMPVSGSLSNIIPSGPMNKAVLPRTSMTIPHTVAPGIPAVPGQQPFQPPHSHTNLPIQNTEANVSWKNIPPKPPISSEYPQPNVTRVMSDVNQSKLHVEPNNSIPQVKTSYKPDEQNMFSEAVVAETISSTTTPQETNPKSTANSSKNISVPPKKWRGKVLDDDEEEEEEEDDKDEDEDYKEADDDIKKDPLFDPDEDEYVETPENSDGSGDDYIISKKSTKSRKKGRKRSSDRRLTRSQSHTMRQPRVTRSKASYQESESEDDSDEDFTLHRGQPSRHRTKSSESPARSKRAARPRRRISNQPQYLPLPSESSSEDDAIALCHGQPVVASVPKKQAVKSQASKVANDDDGTANFFIRRQHIEPMRSLFDSSSDPDTSVCIWKLNKELLQKFVFLDRGSQQQTFQATNSYLGFHEEGPELFVCIGVVSVKRDNNDHINQAIVDSDFIEYYKYTQRQESKQPAKAPAKRRGRNTKSHGETGLKPRKRKKSNIGESSATRRRGRPRKYTVDAIVATDAIAETVDNVEKKITEECLGQRDVGSLKQPFQSYVKMMLTLAPRRSLEYSKLSIVDASHITCIESHIAALEKLVLTVFGDKFDSDFLADLKLRPAVNAETKSSQNLESPKNAASKLIVLKGKCYDPITLKETEVIVADKMYNVTEEIYQKSKCFHSLHHYKYHLWQRCLQKIQQQSNLPKQTLNDVTLNGTSKHADHVGVTHNQELGPEQSPSKMCAQDKEAMGPGESSHESVIQALVQEILNKVLGEDRQADNFNTTEATASEKTEVEVMNNQQWVDQLFAEFSEICKLAEATIKN